One part of the Solea solea chromosome 16, fSolSol10.1, whole genome shotgun sequence genome encodes these proteins:
- the LOC131476116 gene encoding lysosomal alpha-glucosidase-like isoform X3 produces MYRGPCFTGVSNLLCMFRRQTLYFVVPIKLNTFLHTGPFKVHTVHKCSADTYLFHCSECCFKSLSVFLNLIQTGVVGGELNSGTLCMSAQQRQSTHYNLHNMYGLTEAYATNRALTKVRGKRPFVLSRSSYSGIGRFSGVWTGDVRSDWEQLRFSIPAVLQFSLLGFPLVGADICGFEGNTTKELCVRWMQLGAFYPFMRNHNDNFNAEAQAAMRGPLNLSNTRSSGALRRSCSSFRNTITESCLLRYRRPWALSQMTLFPTSLPVSPTC; encoded by the exons ATGTACagagggccttgctttacagggGTCTCCAACTTGCTTTGCATGTTTCGACGGCAAACATTGTACTTTGTAGTCCCcattaaattaaacacattcttacatactggacctttcaaagtacatacagtacacaaatGCTCTGCAGATACATACCTGTTTCATTGTTCTGAATGTTGCTTCAAATCATTGTCTGTGTTCCTGAATCTCATACAAACAGGAGTAGTCGGAGGAGAGTTGAACTCGGGAACTCTCTGCATGTCAGCTCAGCAGAGGCAATCCACTCACTACAACCTGCACAATATGTACGGACTGACAGAAGCATATGCCACAAACAG AGCTCTTACAAAGGTACGAGGGAAGAGGCCTTTTGTCCTGTCTCGCTCCTCTTACTCTGGCATTGGACGCTTCTCTGGAGTGTGGACAGGTGATGTCAGGAGTGACTGGGAGCAGCTGCGATTCTCCATCCCTG CTGTGCTGCAGTTTAGCCTGTTAGGGTTTCCTCTGGTGGGGGCAGACATCTGTGGATTTGAAGGCAACACCACCAAGGAACTGTGTGTGCGATGGATGCAGCTTGGGGCCTTTTACCCGTTTATGAGGAACCACAATGACAACTTCAATGCT GAGGCTCAGGCTGCCATGCGGGGTCCACTGAACCTCTCAAACACCCGTTCTTCTGGAGCCTTGAGAAGGAGCTGCAGTTCTTTCAG AAACACCATTACCGAGAGTTGCCTGCTGAGGTACAGGAGACCTTGGGCTCTATCCCAGATGACTTTGTTTCCTACTTCACTTCCCGTTTCCCCCACCTGCTGA
- the LOC131476116 gene encoding lysosomal alpha-glucosidase-like isoform X1 yields MAEHLIVISSKAPLANSVGPPWCFYPSLYPGYKLGPFTPSKRGLAATLTRAKPSYLPRDVSTLRLEIIEETTGCLHLILMDPSSQRYEVKLPADVPKSRADNSDVLYTTEYQSDPFGFIVRRKSNGHTIINTTVGPLLFADQYLQLSTTLASSLVSGLGEHYTFLLLDLNWTSLTLWNRDMAPHAHANLCGSHPFYIVQEADGLAHGVFLLNSNAIEVTLQPTPALTWVSTGGILDLYFFLGPDPQSVIRQYLQVIGRPMMHPIGPWDFIFAAGVTPPLIQPARLHNACTMPNFHWMCSGMIWITQTSEGFSLLIPGDLVTSQRWWKNSIGEA; encoded by the exons ATCCAAAGCCCCTCTGGCCAACTCTGTTGGACCACCTTGGTGCTTCTACCCCAGTTTGTACCCTGGCTACAAACTGGGTCCCTTCACTCCTTCAAAGCGAGGCCTGgctgccactttgactcgtgCCAAGCCCTCATACCTGCCTAGAGACGTCTCTACACTAAGACTGGAAATCATTGAGGAGACCACAGGCTGCTTGCACCTCATT CTGATGGACCCGTCCTCTCAGCGATATGAGGTCAAGCTCCCAGCTGATGTTCCCAAGAGCAGAGCAGATAACTCCGATGTCCTTTACACCACCGAGTACCAGTCTGACCCATTTGGTTTCATAGTGCGACGTAAATCCAATGGACACACGAT TATAAACACCACTGTGGGACCTCTGCTTTTTGCTGACCAGTACTTGCAGTTGTCCACCACACTAGCCTCATCCCTTGTGTCTGGCCTTGGGGAACATTacaccttcctcctcctggaCCTTAACTGGACTTCTCTTACTCTCTGGAACAGAGACATGGCACCTCAT GCTCATGCTAACCTATGTGGCTCCCACCCATTCTACATTGTACAGGAGGCTGATGGATTAGCACATGGAGTTTTCCTTCTCAACAGCAATGCAATTG AGGTGACACTTCAGCCGACTCCTGCTCTCACCTGGGTGTCAACTGGAGGAATTCTGGACctatacttttttttaggtCCTGACCCTCAAAGTGTTATACGACAGTACCTTCAGGTCATTG GCCGTCCCATGATGCACCCTATTGGTCCCTGGGATTTCATCTTTGCCGCTGGGGTTACACCACCACTAATACAACCCGCAAGGTTGCACAACGCATGCACAATGCCAAACTTCCATTG GATGTGCAGTGGAATGATTTGGATTACGCAGACGAGCGAAGGATTTTCACTTTTGATCCCTGGCGATTTGGTAACCTCCCAGAGATGGTGGAAGAATTCCATAGGAGAGGCATGA
- the LOC131476121 gene encoding PWWP domain-containing DNA repair factor 3A-like, whose translation MRLGHRSAQKRGAMQSLCPICRDTKGQWWSTVERAQQAQQKRREACCLLTSVITEDQGMLQHLKNIITGNMVSPWAKKQDRVILLFEDDEQVDKVMHFLSEVLERTETDKKSADPVAFVMDVLLPEATVHALRAVHSISLDKAKEMYMRGTEFDSSEITQLGEQLQSQISSKARQKLDSFLSNYKKALECEEFLRRL comes from the exons atgcgactcggacacagatctgcacaaaaaaggggagctatgcaaagcttgtgtcccatctgcagggacaccaaaggtcaatggtggagtacggtg gaaagggcccaacaagcccaacagaagcgacgcgaggcatgttgtctgttaaccagtgtaatcacagaggatcagggcatgctgcaacaccttaaa aacatcatcacaggcaacatggtgtctccttgggccaagaaacaggacagggtcatccttctttttgaagatgatgaacaagtggacaaagtcatgcacttcttgtctgaagtactcgaacgtactgagacagacaagaagtcTGCAGATCCAGTGGCGTTTGTAATGGATGTACttttgccagag GCAACAGTACACGCCCTCAGAGCtgttcactccatctccctggacaaagccaaggagatgtacatgcgtggcacagagtttgactcaag cgagataacccagcttggggaacagcttcagagccaaATTTCCTCAAAAGCGAGGCAGAAACTGGATAGCTTCCTGAGCAATTACAAGAAAGCCTTGGAGTGTGAGGAATTCCTCAGGCGCCTGTAA
- the LOC131476116 gene encoding lysosomal alpha-glucosidase-like isoform X5, with amino-acid sequence MAPHAHANLYGSHPFYIVQEADGLAHGLFLLNSNTIEVTLQPTPALTWVSTGGILDLYFFLGPDPQGFIRQYLQVIGKDPGISSTSPTGTYPPFDDGLKRDVFIKNVTGHILIGKIWPGPTAFPDFTNPETRQWRLMD; translated from the exons ATGGCACCTCAT GCTCATGCTAACCTATATGGCTCCCATCCGTTCTACATTGTACAGGAGGCTGATGGATTAGCACATGGACTTTTCCTTCTCAACAGCAATACAATTG AGGTGACGCTTCAGCCGACTCCTGCTCTCACCTGGGTGTCAACTGGAGGAATTCTGGACctatacttttttttaggtCCTGACCCTCAAGGTTTTATACGACAGTACCTTCAGGTCATTGGTAAG GACCCAGGGATCAGTAGCACTAGCCCCACTGGAACTTACCCTCCCTTTGATGATGGCCTGAAACGAGACGtcttcattaaaaatgtcacaggacacattttgatCGGGAAG ATTTGGCCTGGCCCTACAGCCTTCCCTGACTTCACCAACCCAGAGACCAGACAGTG GAGGCTGATGGATTAG
- the LOC131476116 gene encoding lysosomal alpha-glucosidase-like isoform X4, with translation MAEHLIVISSKAPLANSVGPPWCFYPSLYPGYKLGPFTPSKRGLAATLTRAKPSYLPRDVSTLRLEIIEETTGCLHLILMDPSSQRYEVKLPADVPKSRADNSDVLYTTEYQSDPFGFIVRRKSNGHTIINTTVGPLLFADQYLQLSTTLASSLVSGLGEHYTFLLLDLNWTSLTLWNRDMAPHAHANLCGSHPFYIVQEADGLAHGVFLLNSNAIEVTLQPTPALTWVSTGGILDLYFFLGPDPQSVIRQYLQVIGKAVP, from the exons ATCCAAAGCCCCTCTGGCCAACTCTGTTGGACCACCTTGGTGCTTCTACCCCAGTTTGTACCCTGGCTACAAACTGGGTCCCTTCACTCCTTCAAAGCGAGGCCTGgctgccactttgactcgtgCCAAGCCCTCATACCTGCCTAGAGACGTCTCTACACTAAGACTGGAAATCATTGAGGAGACCACAGGCTGCTTGCACCTCATT CTGATGGACCCGTCCTCTCAGCGATATGAGGTCAAGCTCCCAGCTGATGTTCCCAAGAGCAGAGCAGATAACTCCGATGTCCTTTACACCACCGAGTACCAGTCTGACCCATTTGGTTTCATAGTGCGACGTAAATCCAATGGACACACGAT TATAAACACCACTGTGGGACCTCTGCTTTTTGCTGACCAGTACTTGCAGTTGTCCACCACACTAGCCTCATCCCTTGTGTCTGGCCTTGGGGAACATTacaccttcctcctcctggaCCTTAACTGGACTTCTCTTACTCTCTGGAACAGAGACATGGCACCTCAT GCTCATGCTAACCTATGTGGCTCCCACCCATTCTACATTGTACAGGAGGCTGATGGATTAGCACATGGAGTTTTCCTTCTCAACAGCAATGCAATTG AGGTGACACTTCAGCCGACTCCTGCTCTCACCTGGGTGTCAACTGGAGGAATTCTGGACctatacttttttttaggtCCTGACCCTCAAAGTGTTATACGACAGTACCTTCAGGTCATTGGTAAG GCCGTCCCATGA
- the LOC131476116 gene encoding lysosomal alpha-glucosidase-like isoform X2, with the protein MAEHLIVISSKAPLANSVGPPWCFYPSLYPGYKLGPFTPSKRGLAATLTRAKPSYLPRDVSTLRLEIIEETTGCLHLILMDPSSQRYEVKLPADVPKSRADNSDVLYTTEYQSDPFGFIVRRKSNGHTIINTTVGPLLFADQYLQLSTTLASSLVSGLGEHYTFLLLDLNWTSLTLWNRDMAPHAHANLCGSHPFYIVQEADGLAHGVFLLNSNAIEVTLQPTPALTWVSTGGILDLYFFLGPDPQSVIRQYLQVIGRPMMHPIGPWDFIFAAGVTPPLIQPARMCSGMIWITQTSEGFSLLIPGDLVTSQRWWKNSIGEA; encoded by the exons ATCCAAAGCCCCTCTGGCCAACTCTGTTGGACCACCTTGGTGCTTCTACCCCAGTTTGTACCCTGGCTACAAACTGGGTCCCTTCACTCCTTCAAAGCGAGGCCTGgctgccactttgactcgtgCCAAGCCCTCATACCTGCCTAGAGACGTCTCTACACTAAGACTGGAAATCATTGAGGAGACCACAGGCTGCTTGCACCTCATT CTGATGGACCCGTCCTCTCAGCGATATGAGGTCAAGCTCCCAGCTGATGTTCCCAAGAGCAGAGCAGATAACTCCGATGTCCTTTACACCACCGAGTACCAGTCTGACCCATTTGGTTTCATAGTGCGACGTAAATCCAATGGACACACGAT TATAAACACCACTGTGGGACCTCTGCTTTTTGCTGACCAGTACTTGCAGTTGTCCACCACACTAGCCTCATCCCTTGTGTCTGGCCTTGGGGAACATTacaccttcctcctcctggaCCTTAACTGGACTTCTCTTACTCTCTGGAACAGAGACATGGCACCTCAT GCTCATGCTAACCTATGTGGCTCCCACCCATTCTACATTGTACAGGAGGCTGATGGATTAGCACATGGAGTTTTCCTTCTCAACAGCAATGCAATTG AGGTGACACTTCAGCCGACTCCTGCTCTCACCTGGGTGTCAACTGGAGGAATTCTGGACctatacttttttttaggtCCTGACCCTCAAAGTGTTATACGACAGTACCTTCAGGTCATTG GCCGTCCCATGATGCACCCTATTGGTCCCTGGGATTTCATCTTTGCCGCTGGGGTTACACCACCACTAATACAACCCGCAAG GATGTGCAGTGGAATGATTTGGATTACGCAGACGAGCGAAGGATTTTCACTTTTGATCCCTGGCGATTTGGTAACCTCCCAGAGATGGTGGAAGAATTCCATAGGAGAGGCATGA